The following are encoded together in the Syngnathus typhle isolate RoL2023-S1 ecotype Sweden linkage group LG5, RoL_Styp_1.0, whole genome shotgun sequence genome:
- the gcnt4a gene encoding beta-1,3-galactosyl-O-glycosyl-glycoprotein beta-1,6-N-acetylglucosaminyltransferase 4 isoform X1, whose protein sequence is MGDFSCWFASQCAVTPTDIYQGLYRKSLDHSLQDRARMKVRCGCSIFRVRHRYFLFLLSLVAVCLLKLVYLKVTVWESTYIDPHGITGKLSGIHSHMYDVNCTAIYELDPVEIGKALELKQKVLVAVDDESTVSLTSDCPTFLKTRHYNSVAISAVEHNFPLAYSLVVHKNAPMVERILHAIYAPQNIYCIHYDQKSSPTFIKAMENLAHCVPSVFIASKLESVKYAHISRLNADLNCLSDLLRSEVKWKYVINLCGQDFPLKSNNELVRELKQLNGNNMLESSRPSKLKKQRFSFHHELKNVLHEYQSIPVKTAIAKDIPPHGIMVFIGSAYFVLSREFVNYISNNKVVKDFLAWSADTYSPDEHFWATLVRMPGVPGHIPRLTPDVTDLKSKTRLVKWNYLEGHLYPPCSGIHVRSVCIYGAAELRWLLNDGHWFANKFDPDVDPILISCLEKKLIELQHYYAQKLH, encoded by the coding sequence AATGAAAGTAAGATGTGGCTGCTCCATATTTAGAGTGAGACACAGGTACTTCCTGTTTCTTCTGTCTCTGGTGGCAGTGTGTTTGCTGAAGCTGGTCTACCTCAAAGTGACAGTGTGGGAGAGCACCTATATTGACCCCCATGGAATCACTGGCAAGCTATCTGGAATTCACAGCCACATGTATGATGTCAACTGCACCGCTATCTACGAACTTGACCCAGTGGAAATAGGCAAAGCTCTTGAGTTAAAACAAAAAGTTCTTGTTGCAGTGGATGACGAAAGCACCGTAAGTCTGACCTCGGACTGTCCAACCTTTTTAAAAACGAGACATTATAATAGTGTTGCAATTTCAGCGGTAGAGCACAACTTTCCGCTGGCTTATTCCCTGGTGGTGCATAAAAATGCACCCATGGTGGAGCGTATTCTTCATGCCATCTATGCACCTCAAAACATCTACTGCATTCACTATGACCAAAAGTCTTCTCCAACATTCATTAAGGCCATGGAGAACCTCGCTCATTGTGTCCCAAGTGTGTTCATTGCCTCAAAACTAGAATCTGTTAAATACGCCCATATTAGCAGACTTAACGCCGATCTCAACTGCCTTTCTGACCTACTGAGGTCAGAGGTCAAGTGGAAATATGTGATCAATCTCTGTGGCCAAGACTTTCCACTCAAGTCCAACAATGAACTTGTAAGAGAGCTGAAGCAGCTGAATGGCAACAACATGCTTGAGTCCAGCCGCCCCAGTAAGCTGAAGAAACAACGCTTCAGCTTTCATCATGAGCTAAAGAATGTCCTGCATGAGTACCAAAGTATTCCTGTGAAAACCGCTATAGCCAAAGATATTCCTCCACATGGAATCATGGTGTTCATTGGGAGTGCATATTTTGTCCTGTCGCGGGAGTTTGTGAATTACATAAGCAACAACAAAGTGGTGAAAGACTTTTTGGCATGGTCAGCAGACACTTATTCACCGGATGAACACTTTTGGGCCACCCTTGTCAGGATGCCAGGAGTACCAGGTCACATTCCCAGGTTAACTCCAGATGTCACAGACTTAAAGAGTAAGACACGACTTGTTAAATGGAACTATTTAGAAGGGCATTTATATCCACCCTGCTCAGGTATACATGTGAGAAGTGTTTGCATCTATGGAGCTGCAGAACTTCGTTGGCTCCTCAACGATGGTCATTGGTTTGCTAACAAATTTGACCCTGACGTTGACCCAATCTTGATCAGTTGTTTGGAGAAGAAGTTGATAGAACTGCAGCACTACTACGCACAGAAATTACACTGA
- the gcnt4a gene encoding beta-1,3-galactosyl-O-glycosyl-glycoprotein beta-1,6-N-acetylglucosaminyltransferase 4 isoform X3 encodes MGLYRKSLDHSLQDRARMKVRCGCSIFRVRHRYFLFLLSLVAVCLLKLVYLKVTVWESTYIDPHGITGKLSGIHSHMYDVNCTAIYELDPVEIGKALELKQKVLVAVDDESTVSLTSDCPTFLKTRHYNSVAISAVEHNFPLAYSLVVHKNAPMVERILHAIYAPQNIYCIHYDQKSSPTFIKAMENLAHCVPSVFIASKLESVKYAHISRLNADLNCLSDLLRSEVKWKYVINLCGQDFPLKSNNELVRELKQLNGNNMLESSRPSKLKKQRFSFHHELKNVLHEYQSIPVKTAIAKDIPPHGIMVFIGSAYFVLSREFVNYISNNKVVKDFLAWSADTYSPDEHFWATLVRMPGVPGHIPRLTPDVTDLKSKTRLVKWNYLEGHLYPPCSGIHVRSVCIYGAAELRWLLNDGHWFANKFDPDVDPILISCLEKKLIELQHYYAQKLH; translated from the coding sequence AATGAAAGTAAGATGTGGCTGCTCCATATTTAGAGTGAGACACAGGTACTTCCTGTTTCTTCTGTCTCTGGTGGCAGTGTGTTTGCTGAAGCTGGTCTACCTCAAAGTGACAGTGTGGGAGAGCACCTATATTGACCCCCATGGAATCACTGGCAAGCTATCTGGAATTCACAGCCACATGTATGATGTCAACTGCACCGCTATCTACGAACTTGACCCAGTGGAAATAGGCAAAGCTCTTGAGTTAAAACAAAAAGTTCTTGTTGCAGTGGATGACGAAAGCACCGTAAGTCTGACCTCGGACTGTCCAACCTTTTTAAAAACGAGACATTATAATAGTGTTGCAATTTCAGCGGTAGAGCACAACTTTCCGCTGGCTTATTCCCTGGTGGTGCATAAAAATGCACCCATGGTGGAGCGTATTCTTCATGCCATCTATGCACCTCAAAACATCTACTGCATTCACTATGACCAAAAGTCTTCTCCAACATTCATTAAGGCCATGGAGAACCTCGCTCATTGTGTCCCAAGTGTGTTCATTGCCTCAAAACTAGAATCTGTTAAATACGCCCATATTAGCAGACTTAACGCCGATCTCAACTGCCTTTCTGACCTACTGAGGTCAGAGGTCAAGTGGAAATATGTGATCAATCTCTGTGGCCAAGACTTTCCACTCAAGTCCAACAATGAACTTGTAAGAGAGCTGAAGCAGCTGAATGGCAACAACATGCTTGAGTCCAGCCGCCCCAGTAAGCTGAAGAAACAACGCTTCAGCTTTCATCATGAGCTAAAGAATGTCCTGCATGAGTACCAAAGTATTCCTGTGAAAACCGCTATAGCCAAAGATATTCCTCCACATGGAATCATGGTGTTCATTGGGAGTGCATATTTTGTCCTGTCGCGGGAGTTTGTGAATTACATAAGCAACAACAAAGTGGTGAAAGACTTTTTGGCATGGTCAGCAGACACTTATTCACCGGATGAACACTTTTGGGCCACCCTTGTCAGGATGCCAGGAGTACCAGGTCACATTCCCAGGTTAACTCCAGATGTCACAGACTTAAAGAGTAAGACACGACTTGTTAAATGGAACTATTTAGAAGGGCATTTATATCCACCCTGCTCAGGTATACATGTGAGAAGTGTTTGCATCTATGGAGCTGCAGAACTTCGTTGGCTCCTCAACGATGGTCATTGGTTTGCTAACAAATTTGACCCTGACGTTGACCCAATCTTGATCAGTTGTTTGGAGAAGAAGTTGATAGAACTGCAGCACTACTACGCACAGAAATTACACTGA
- the gcnt4a gene encoding beta-1,3-galactosyl-O-glycosyl-glycoprotein beta-1,6-N-acetylglucosaminyltransferase 4 isoform X2, translating into MGDFSCWFASQCAVTPTDIYQGLYRKSLDHSLQDRARMKVRCGCSIFRVRHRYFLFLLSLVAVCLLKLVYLKVTVWESTYIDPHGITGKLSGIHSHMYDVNCTAIYELDPVEIGKALELKQKVLVAVDDESTVSLTSDCPTFLKTRHYNSVAISAVEHNFPLAYSLVVHKNAPMVERILHAIYAPQNIYCIHYDQKSSPTFIKAMENLAHCVPSVFIASKLESVKYAHISRLNADLNCLSDLLRSEVKWKYVINLCGQDFPLKSNNELVRELKQLNGNNMLESSRPSKLKKQRFSFHHELKNVLHEYQSIPVKTAIAKDIPPHGIMVFIGSAYFVLSREFVNYISNNKVVKDFLAWSADTYSPDEHFWATLVRMPGVPGHIPRLTPDVTDLKT; encoded by the exons AATGAAAGTAAGATGTGGCTGCTCCATATTTAGAGTGAGACACAGGTACTTCCTGTTTCTTCTGTCTCTGGTGGCAGTGTGTTTGCTGAAGCTGGTCTACCTCAAAGTGACAGTGTGGGAGAGCACCTATATTGACCCCCATGGAATCACTGGCAAGCTATCTGGAATTCACAGCCACATGTATGATGTCAACTGCACCGCTATCTACGAACTTGACCCAGTGGAAATAGGCAAAGCTCTTGAGTTAAAACAAAAAGTTCTTGTTGCAGTGGATGACGAAAGCACCGTAAGTCTGACCTCGGACTGTCCAACCTTTTTAAAAACGAGACATTATAATAGTGTTGCAATTTCAGCGGTAGAGCACAACTTTCCGCTGGCTTATTCCCTGGTGGTGCATAAAAATGCACCCATGGTGGAGCGTATTCTTCATGCCATCTATGCACCTCAAAACATCTACTGCATTCACTATGACCAAAAGTCTTCTCCAACATTCATTAAGGCCATGGAGAACCTCGCTCATTGTGTCCCAAGTGTGTTCATTGCCTCAAAACTAGAATCTGTTAAATACGCCCATATTAGCAGACTTAACGCCGATCTCAACTGCCTTTCTGACCTACTGAGGTCAGAGGTCAAGTGGAAATATGTGATCAATCTCTGTGGCCAAGACTTTCCACTCAAGTCCAACAATGAACTTGTAAGAGAGCTGAAGCAGCTGAATGGCAACAACATGCTTGAGTCCAGCCGCCCCAGTAAGCTGAAGAAACAACGCTTCAGCTTTCATCATGAGCTAAAGAATGTCCTGCATGAGTACCAAAGTATTCCTGTGAAAACCGCTATAGCCAAAGATATTCCTCCACATGGAATCATGGTGTTCATTGGGAGTGCATATTTTGTCCTGTCGCGGGAGTTTGTGAATTACATAAGCAACAACAAAGTGGTGAAAGACTTTTTGGCATGGTCAGCAGACACTTATTCACCGGATGAACACTTTTGGGCCACCCTTGTCAGGATGCCAGGAGTACCAGGTCACATTCCCAGGTTAACTCCAGATGTCACAGACTTAAAGA cctga
- the gcnt4a gene encoding beta-1,3-galactosyl-O-glycosyl-glycoprotein beta-1,6-N-acetylglucosaminyltransferase 4 isoform X4 produces the protein MKVRCGCSIFRVRHRYFLFLLSLVAVCLLKLVYLKVTVWESTYIDPHGITGKLSGIHSHMYDVNCTAIYELDPVEIGKALELKQKVLVAVDDESTVSLTSDCPTFLKTRHYNSVAISAVEHNFPLAYSLVVHKNAPMVERILHAIYAPQNIYCIHYDQKSSPTFIKAMENLAHCVPSVFIASKLESVKYAHISRLNADLNCLSDLLRSEVKWKYVINLCGQDFPLKSNNELVRELKQLNGNNMLESSRPSKLKKQRFSFHHELKNVLHEYQSIPVKTAIAKDIPPHGIMVFIGSAYFVLSREFVNYISNNKVVKDFLAWSADTYSPDEHFWATLVRMPGVPGHIPRLTPDVTDLKSKTRLVKWNYLEGHLYPPCSGIHVRSVCIYGAAELRWLLNDGHWFANKFDPDVDPILISCLEKKLIELQHYYAQKLH, from the coding sequence ATGAAAGTAAGATGTGGCTGCTCCATATTTAGAGTGAGACACAGGTACTTCCTGTTTCTTCTGTCTCTGGTGGCAGTGTGTTTGCTGAAGCTGGTCTACCTCAAAGTGACAGTGTGGGAGAGCACCTATATTGACCCCCATGGAATCACTGGCAAGCTATCTGGAATTCACAGCCACATGTATGATGTCAACTGCACCGCTATCTACGAACTTGACCCAGTGGAAATAGGCAAAGCTCTTGAGTTAAAACAAAAAGTTCTTGTTGCAGTGGATGACGAAAGCACCGTAAGTCTGACCTCGGACTGTCCAACCTTTTTAAAAACGAGACATTATAATAGTGTTGCAATTTCAGCGGTAGAGCACAACTTTCCGCTGGCTTATTCCCTGGTGGTGCATAAAAATGCACCCATGGTGGAGCGTATTCTTCATGCCATCTATGCACCTCAAAACATCTACTGCATTCACTATGACCAAAAGTCTTCTCCAACATTCATTAAGGCCATGGAGAACCTCGCTCATTGTGTCCCAAGTGTGTTCATTGCCTCAAAACTAGAATCTGTTAAATACGCCCATATTAGCAGACTTAACGCCGATCTCAACTGCCTTTCTGACCTACTGAGGTCAGAGGTCAAGTGGAAATATGTGATCAATCTCTGTGGCCAAGACTTTCCACTCAAGTCCAACAATGAACTTGTAAGAGAGCTGAAGCAGCTGAATGGCAACAACATGCTTGAGTCCAGCCGCCCCAGTAAGCTGAAGAAACAACGCTTCAGCTTTCATCATGAGCTAAAGAATGTCCTGCATGAGTACCAAAGTATTCCTGTGAAAACCGCTATAGCCAAAGATATTCCTCCACATGGAATCATGGTGTTCATTGGGAGTGCATATTTTGTCCTGTCGCGGGAGTTTGTGAATTACATAAGCAACAACAAAGTGGTGAAAGACTTTTTGGCATGGTCAGCAGACACTTATTCACCGGATGAACACTTTTGGGCCACCCTTGTCAGGATGCCAGGAGTACCAGGTCACATTCCCAGGTTAACTCCAGATGTCACAGACTTAAAGAGTAAGACACGACTTGTTAAATGGAACTATTTAGAAGGGCATTTATATCCACCCTGCTCAGGTATACATGTGAGAAGTGTTTGCATCTATGGAGCTGCAGAACTTCGTTGGCTCCTCAACGATGGTCATTGGTTTGCTAACAAATTTGACCCTGACGTTGACCCAATCTTGATCAGTTGTTTGGAGAAGAAGTTGATAGAACTGCAGCACTACTACGCACAGAAATTACACTGA